The Prevotella melaninogenica nucleotide sequence AAAAAGCAAGACGAAATCTTCACGAGTATAAAGAATAGTATTGCATGTGACATTGATATTAAGACTGGATTGATAACGATTTCAGTGGAAGATCAAGACCCATTGATTAGTGCTACGATTGCTGATTCGGTACGAGCTAAACTGCAGGACTTCATCACCAACTATAAAACAAACAAGATGAAGAATGACGTGAAGTATTATACAAAGTTGGTCGCAGAGGCAAAGAAGAAGTATGAGGACGCACGTCAGAAGTATGCAACCTTCTCTGATGCCAATCAAGATGTTATCTTACAAGAGCTTCAGTCACAACGTGATGACTTGGAGAATGATATGCAGTTGAAGTTTAATGCTTATAGTGCGTTGAGCACACAGCTGCAAAATGCACAGGCAAAGTTGCAAGAGCATACTCCTTCTTTTACAATAGTTCAGAGTGCCTCTGTACCTGTTAAGCCTGCAGGACCAAAGCGAATGGCATTTGTTTTTATTGTTGTTTTCCTGAGTATGATGGTTACATTCGTTATTTGTAACTTCTCGTTATTGTTTGGTGGAGCAAAGGGTGAATAGTTGATGATTAGAGTGAAGGATATCATAACGCGTATAAACTCATATTCTATATCACGAAGAATGGGGCAAGGGCTGGTGTGGTCGTTCACTGGAACGGCTTTAGCGAAGTTCCTTACCTTACTCGTTGGTATCATCTGTGCCCATATTTTGCAGAAAGAAGCATACGGAGAGTTCTCTATGGTGCGCTCTACGATTAATATGTTTATTGTGCTTGGCTCTGCAGGATTAGGTGTTACGTCAACTAAGTATATAGCAGAATACAGGGAGAAGCAGGCTGATAAGATTCCTGCTGTCTATGCTGCAACGAACTACTTTGGACTTTTAATGGCCATCATAACGGCAATCCTGATACTGTTAGGCGCACCGTTTATAGCTAATAACATCCTTCACCATCCAAGTATTGTCCTGCCAGTACGTATAGGTGCGGTGTTATTGTTCTTTTCTATCATCAATGGTGTACAGAATGGAGCATTGATGGGCTTTGAAAACTTCAAGGCAATCGCTATCAATACATTGTTGGGAAGTGTCTTAGAATCGGTTTTAACGATTCTTGGAGCATATTATTTTGGTGTTAATGGAGCTATTCTTGGTTTTGGAATGGGATTCATCTTGATATTTGTTACGAATCATCTTTCTATCAATAAGAACTTCTCAGCTATTCATATAAAGAAGTTAAGCATAAAGAAACTCCATTTAAAGGACTTCTCTATCTTATATACTTATAGCCTTCCAGCAGCTTTGTCGGCATTACTTATCACCCCTTCGTTCTGGTTGATACGCTCAATACTTGTGCGTGCAGAGGGCTTTCAGGAACTTGCAGTCTTCGAAGCGGCTGACCAGTGGAAAGTTATTATCTTGTTTGTTCCCACAGCCTTCAGTCAGATAGTCCTGCCAATCCTATCCAGTTTACATAAGGAAAAGACCTCCTTTGTATCTACTTTGAAGTATAATATGCTCATTGTAGGCATTACGGCTTTGTTATTATCTATTGGTGTAATGCTCTTCGGTGGTTTTATCATGCGACTGTACGGTGCTACTTATGACAATTCTGTACCTGTTCAGATACTCGCTATATCTACAATCTTCTCTGCATTGGCTAATGTTCTTGAGATGGCAGTATATAGTCTTGGTAAGATGTGGCAATGCTTTGCTATCAATATTGTTTGGGCTTTGCTAATGGTTGGATGCTCTTATTATCTTTGTATGAGAGGAGATGGGGCTAATGGCCTATCAATGGCAGTATTAGTCTCTTATGTAGTGTCCTTCTTTATGTTTTTGGTGTACACCATCATTGTTGTTAGGAAGGAGGTAAAGTGATGTCAGAGAAGGTTCGTTATATCTTATTTGCACTCTTTCTTTTCCTTACACAGATACTGGGTACAGGCATTGTTCCAATGGGACTGTTCGCCCTTTCGCTGTTAATGATATTCTCACCTACCACCTTTCTACGTAGTCTGAGATATACCCCAATCTTCTTTTTATTCATCTGTCTCTCCTTGGGAGTCGGTTTTTACTTTGCGTTATGCAATGGTCTGAAGCCATGGAACATAGCTTATTGGGGACAATTCTACTTCCTTTGTATTCTTCTCTTAGGTGTTAAAGATAAGAAGATGTGCTTGGAAGCGTTGCGTATCTTCGTTTTTATCATCTTTATTCTTGACTTTGGAACGAATCTCTTGTTCCTTGTCGGTGTGAATGTACCCTGGACTGAACTGCCACCAGTGCGCCCTGGTGAAGCACTTGCACGTTTCCCAGGCTTTAAGGGTAATGCTTTATATTCAGGAAGTATCACCTTTGTGAGTGCTTGTTATATGCTCAACCAGAAGAAGGTGAATAAACTTGTCTTTTACATAGGGCTTGCCTCAATGGTGGGTAACCTCATTTTGTCAGGTTCGTATCGCTATCTTATCATCGGTGCGGTCGTTGCAACGATGTATTATCTGCGTTTGTACAGAAGTAAGATTATGATGGTTGGACTGTATGTTTCAAGTATTGTCATAGTGTTTATGGCAACACTTGTCACGATGTTCTCTAATCTAAGCAACTTCTATCGAGCGTTTATTTGGTTCCATTTCTTAAAAGAGATAGCAAAAGACCCATGGATAGGACATGGATTCTTCAATATCCATTTGGATGAAAACCAAGACTTTAGTACACCTTCTCATTTGATAGCCAATGGCGTGACAGAGTCTTGTATCTTGACACTTGGTTATAGTTTTGGTGTCATTGTCTTGTTATTCTTCCTCGTAAGTATTGTCAAAACATTGTTGAGATATAAGGCATACCGACGTTATTCAGTAGAGTTAGGACTGTTTATCGGTTTAACTTTGGACCTCTTTTGGGGTGGAAGCTTCGATAATACCTATACCTTTGCATTATTGTTATTGAGTTGGTATGTAATCAATGAAACAGCTTGTAAAAAAGAATTGAATGAAGACATTCACGATAGTAATACCGACGTATAATAATCTCGACCTTTTTAAGAGTGCGTACAGTTCTGTCTGTAAGCAGGATTTTAAGGACTATGAGGTTGTTGTAGTAGATGATTCCACTGATTCGTCTATAGAGGATTACGTGTCTTCGCTTAATAATCCCATTCTTATTTATCGACATCATGTGCCCTCAGCAGGCGCAGTGAGTAATTGGAATCATGGTTTACAGTTAGCAAGTGGTAAGTATGTTATTGTATTACACCATGATGAGGCTTTCGAAGAAGACAATTATCTGACTTCTCTAAACGTACAATTCCAAAAGGGATATGACGTACTTGTGAGCCGTGTAAAGGTTTTTAATGGTGGAATATTAAAGTCCAATATGTTCTCAGAGGCTGTGATGAAAGGCTTTATAGGCTGTCCTTCCCTTCTTTTCCTTTGTAATGTCATTGGTCCTTGTTCCTGTGTTGCTTTTAAGCGAGCGCATATTACAGACTTTGACAACCGCCTTAACTGGCTTGTTGATGTTGATTGGTATTACCGTCTACTGAAGGGGAAGCGCAGAAAGTTCTTAGATCATCTTCATATCAACTCTTTTAACGACCATGAGGATAAGATTACAAATCAGATAGATGTGAAACAATCAGAGGTGAAAGACATAGCTATTCTCAACGTAAAGTATAAGTGTCATTCTCTATTAAGATGTTGCTTATTCATCAATAAAATGGTTATGCTCTATGATTTAAAGGGTATAATAAAGAAACTCATCCGCAAATGAAGATAGTAAAGATATTAGGTGGCTTGGGCAATCAGATGTTCCAGTATGCTTTATACCTCTCCTTGCAGGAGTCTTTTCCCAAGGAGCGTGTGGCACTCGACCTTTTTAGTTTCCACGGCTACCATCTGCATAATGGTTTCGAACTGGAGAACATCTTTTCTGTAGCGGCTCAGAAGGCTTCAGCTACTGACATTATGCGCATTGCCTATTACTATCCTAATTATCTTTTATGGCGTATTGGCAAACGCCTACTCCCACGTCGTAGGGGTATGTGTTTGGAAAGTTCTACGCTTCGTTTTGATGAATCGGTGTTGACGAGAGAAGGAAACAGATACTTTGATGGCTATTGGCAGGACGAAAGATACTTTGCCGCATATCGCGAGAAGGTGTTGAAAGCCTTTACTTTTCCTGCTTTTAAGCGCACGGAAAACCTATCTTTGTTAGAGAAATTAGATGAAAACAGCGTTGCGTTACACGTAAGACGAGGAGATTATGTTGGTAATAATCTTTATCAAGGTATCTGTGACCTCGACTATTATCGTACTGCCATTGAGAAGATGTGCGCTCATGTTACGCCCTCACTGTTTTGTATCTTTAGTAACGACATCGCATGGTGTCAGCAGCATCTTCAGCCGTATCTGAAAGCTCCAGTAGTCTATGTGACATGGAATACAGGTGTTGAGAGTTACCGAGATATGCAGTTGATGTCGTGTTGTGCGCATAATATCATCGCAAATTCTTCCTTTTCGTGGTGGGGTGCATGGCTCAATCAGAATCGTGAAAAGGTGGTTATTGCACCTAAGAAATGGTTGAATATGGAAGAATGTCATTTCACTTTGCCAGCATCATGGATTAAAATCTAAATTCTTTTACTGCTGTCTGATACGAATAGAATAGCATATTTTCTTCTGCTAAAACTCTTTTAGACTATGGGAATGGTTAGTGTAACGCTTTCCCGACCACCAATTCATTCCCTTTTTGTACTCTATTGTGAGGCTATAAGTGCTCCGCACCAATGGTGCGAAGTATGAACACGAAATGTGCGGGGCACCAACACGAGTTTAATAGATGGTATAAAATGATTTTATACAGGTGATATTCATCGTGCGGTTTTAATAAAAAAGAAGTTAGGTCAGTACAAATTGCATTGACCTAACTTCTTTTTTATTTACTCCAAAACACTGTCTACAGTCTTGTTGACAGAGATAATTCCTTACTTCAGCAAGTTTGCAATCGTAGCAATGACGGCTGCGATGCTGGCAGCACTTGAACCGACGCTGAGGGTTTCAGCAAGGCTCATCTTGCTTTGTATCTTTGTTGGAACGATAATTTCGCAACCTGGACGAACCTTAGCATTGTGGCCAACCTTTGCTAACATGCCGTTCATGTAGAGAATATAGGTGTTGCTTTTTTTCGCATCACTGGCGAAACCACCAGCCTGATCGATATAGTAAGCAACGCTCTTGCCCTCAACATAACCGACAGAGTTAGGGAACATAACCGCACCGTTAATCTTAACGGTTCCATTGTATTGTGGAATGACGATGTGATCGCCCTCACGAAGGACGATGTCGGCATCACTTCCTGGATTAGCTATCGCCTTATCTAACTCGATACCAACTGGGTATACATCAGGAACTTTGAACTTCTCCTCTAACTTCTTGTTATTTTCTTGTATTGCTTGAAGAACACCTGCATCCTTAGTTTTCACAGCTAAGTTTACCATGTTCTTATGTTGCTGTTCCAACTGCACCTTATAGATATTCTCCATTCGTATGCGTTCGGATGGAGTAGGGCGACGCTCTAAGCGCGCACCTTTGATATATCCTAATTCTGTTGCACCACCTGCAGCCTTATAAATGTCGCTTAGGCGCATCTTTCTTGAGGTCAGTGTGTAGTTTCCAGCAAACACAACCTCACCTTCAATACTAACATTCTGCTGATTGGTTGTACCCGGACTCTTACGTACATACACCTCATCGTAAGGTTCAAGAACGAAACCTGGCGCACCATCGATGACAAAGCCGTCACGTAGAGAGAAGGAGTAGGTGCGGGCGATGATAGAGTCTGGCGTCAGTGCTTGTGGGTTTGTGATACGACGTGACACATCTACTCTCACCGTAGAGGCACTCTGTTTCAGACCTCCAGCTTGCAGGATGAAGTCTTCTAACGACTCATTATCAGCGTATTGATAGATACCTGGATAGAGAACTTCACCATGAATGGTTATGGTTCGTTGCTCCTGTGCATCCGTACGTGTAGGGATGAAGAGTACATCTTCATTTTGTATAGGGATGTCAGCCACACGACCCGTAAGGATTCCGTCCACATCTACCGAGATAACCTCTAATGTGCGGTCAGCCTTCTTGCGGTGTAAAACGGCGTGTGGAGCAAATGCCACCTCTGTCAATCCGTCTGCAGCTTCAATCAAACCGCGTACGCTATTGATGCGTCCACCAACCTCATACATACCCGGACGGAACACGGCTCCCTTGATTTCAACCATGTTTTCGTATCTTGGAATAACCGAGTCTACACTGATAGAGTCTTCGTCAGCAACACGGAAGTTGCGCATGTCAAACTCATTAACATTGAAGATAGAATACTGGCGACCCGTCTTTCTGCGTACACGTACCGAACGTGTATAGGCATCACCAGCAAATCCACCTGCATAACCGATGAGTGTTCCAAGGCTTTCGCCACGTTTCATCTCATAGAACATTGGGCGTTTCACCTTACCGCTAATCTGTGCAAGCATCTCGTAAGGACCCACAACGATGACGTCGTTATCAGCCAAGCGCACATTACCACTCAGATGACCGCGACGAAGGAAGTCGTATACGTCAACCGTAGTGATGAGTGTTCCTCCTCTATAAACCTTGATATTACGCAGTGTTCCTAAGTCACCGATACCGCCAGCCATGTAAAGTGCGTTGAAAACAGTGGCAAAAGCTGACAGTGTATAGGTACCTGGGGTCTTCACTTCACCCACAACATTCACCATGATGGTATGGGTCTGACCAACAGAGAGGCGTATGTTCGAACTACTAAAACGCTTACCAATCTTCTCACGGATACGGTTGTTCGCCTGATCTACAGTCAATCCACTCACCTGAACAGGACCGAAACCCTCCAAGGTGACGTAACCATCAGGGGCAACCGTTGTCTGGTAAGACTTTTGTGAAGCACCATATACATCGATAAACACAGCATCACCGGGACCAATACGGTAGTTGCGAGGCAGCGCCATGTTCATGTTTGGTTCAAAAGAAAGACTCTTATTATTAAAGATGTCACGTCCCCAGACCTTCTTTCGGTTACGACTCAGCTGCTTCAGTAGGTTTTCATACATTGCAGCAGTGTCCTGTGGCATCCAATCATTCATCTCAGCCTGCATCTTCAGGTACTCACCATCGTTCTCATCGTAGGTGTTTGTCCACGAACGATTAGCCGAGATACGTCCCTCTGAGTATCTGTTTATCTCCTGCTCGTTGTTATTGTAATCATCGAGTGTCGCATCAGCGATTTGTCGTTTGCTCTTTCCTGGGGCAGAAGTAGGACTTGTCTGTCCGTTATTTGTACGACTACGATCCGTTGTTGTACTCTCTTTTGCGGCTCCGAAAGCAGCATTTCCCTTCTGCATCTTTTCGTATATGTTTCTCACGCGGCGTATCTGCGAGATGTCTACACCACTCTGCATGAGCTTGGTGACAATCTGCGCTTGTGGAGTACCTTTCTTGTGCTCCTTCTGCACGAAGTCCATTACCTGCGTATCCGTCATAGACGACTGTGCAAAACCGTTCAAAGAACATAATGCGAGTAATACAAATAGAATATATTTCTTCATCTTTCTGTTTAGAATTTCTTTCCAGTAACAATTTTTAGAACCGTCTTAATGACGATGGTAAAGTCCAACCACAAGGTGCGATGTTCCAAGTAATGGATGTCCATCTCCATTCGTCGGAGCATTTTCTCCATCGTATCGGTATAACCATTGTAGAGTGTTGCCTCAGAAGTAAGCCCCGGTCGCATCTGATAGATGAGTTGATAGCGGTTGGTCTGTTCGATAATCTTGTCGATAAAGAACTTACGTTCAGGGCGCGGACCCACGAACGACATGTCACCTCTGAGCACATTCCATAGCTGTGGTAGTTCGTCTAAGTGATGCCCACGCAGGAACTGTTCCAATCGAGTAGAGTTCGAACTGTCACATTTTGCAACAAGTTGCGGACCCTCTTCCTCCACAACACTGCTCATTGTACGAAACTTAAAGATAGCAAACGGACGTCCTTTATATCCGATACGTATCTGTCGGAAGATGATGGGTCCATTGCTTTGATAAGTAATAAGAATACTGATGAGGAGAAATAGAGGAGAGCAGATGATAAGTCCTATGAGCGCACCAACAATGTCAAAAGCACGCTTCAAACAGCGTTGAAGCTTTCCCATGCCATCATGACTCTCGTTTTCTCTCATTTGGTTATTCGTACTTTGATCCGTATAGTTATTATAACTCTATTTTCGTTATTTTGTTGCAAAGATACGCTTTTTTATTTATTTATTAATCAAAAATCCTTATCTTTCCACATCTTAGCCGTATCTTTGCATAGAGAATAGGGTGCTATCATGCGTAAAATTATTCACATTGACATGGATGCTTTCTTTGCTTCGGTTGAGCAAAGGGACAATCCAGAACTGAGAGGGAAGCCTATCGCTGTCGGTTTCGATGGTCCACGTGGCGTGGTGTCGACTGCCAGCTACGAGGCTCGTCCCTTTGGCGTTCATTCTGCCATGTCAATGGCGCAGGCGAAAAGGCGTTGTCCGCAACTGATCGTTGTCTCTTCACATTTCGATAGATACAAAGAAGTGTCACGACAGATTCATGCTGTCTTTCATGAATACACCGATTTGGTTGAGCCAATCTCATTGGATGAGGCGTTCCTTGATGTTTCAGAGAATAAAAAAGGAATAGAACTGGCTGTCGATATAGCGAAAGAAATCAAGCAAAAGATATTCGAGCGTACCTCGCTAACTGCCTCTGCAGGAATAAGCTACAATAAACTATTGGCTAAGATAGCCTCTGATATGCGCAAGCCAAATGGACTCTTCACGGTACATCCCGACCGTGCGCTTGATTTTATCGGTAAACTCCCTGTTGAGAAGCTATGGGGCGTTGGTCCAAAGACGGCTGAGCGAATGCATAGTATGGGTATCTTTACGGGAGAGCAACTGCGACAAATATCGCGAGAACACCTTGTGCAGGTGTTTGGTAAGATGGGTAATGTCTATTATGATTTCTCACGTGGCATTGACAATCGTCCTGTCATCGTTTCCTATGAGCGTAAGTCTGTGGGCTGTGAACGTACTTTTCTTGAAGATTTACATATCGAATCGAAGATAATCATCGAACTCTATCACATCACTTTGGAGTTAGTTGAACGAATCAAAGCGAAAGATTTTAAGGGTAGAACCCTCACACTAAAACTGAAGTGGGATGCTACAACGCAGATAACACGCAGTCTTACACAGGACAGAATCCTCCGAACGAAAGATGATATCCTTCCTCTTGCCAAGCAATTATTAAAAGATACGGACTATAAGAATCGCCCTATCCGCTTGATGGGACTCTCTGTTTCTTTGCCCGAAACGAACGAAAAAGAAGGACAAATACGCCCTCAATGGATAGAAGGATTGCTTCCTTTTAAAGAAAATGACTTTGTTACGTAATCGTCTTGTACTATCTTCTATTTACAATGGTGAACTTAACGCTCCTTCTTCCTTATCTTTAAGTGGGGTAGGGATACTGCGCACATCGTGTGCTGATGCTCCGCACATCGTGTGCTAAGGCTAAACACCAGTGGTGCTAAGCCCTAAACGCAGTGTAGATAGTAGTTTCTTATTGTAGAGTTTTATATTATAAGTTTCGCATTTGTTCGTAAAATTGACCTTATATTATTGCTTAAAACATTTCCAAATATGGAAGAAAATTATTAATTTTGCACAAGATAAACCGTGTTAGACTATTAGGGATGTTGTTAACCCTTTGTCCTCACTAATCATTGTTCTTAAGAAGTGGTAGCATATGCAATATAATGTAACTTGTAATAAATGCAATCGCACGTTTATGATTACGGCCGATGGCAATGATAAAATACATTGCAATTGTCCTTATTGTGGACAGTCATTGCTTGTCAACTTGCCTACATTGGCAAGTCCTGTTACCCCTTCTGTACAACAACCTATCATGGGGCAAGGAGAGCAGAAAGACTCTGGTTCTACACTGAAAGTCTTGCTTACTATCTTGATAGTTCTCATCTTAGGAGGCTTGGCAGTCTTTGGCTACATCTATTGGAACAACCAGAAGGAAGCTGCTCAGCAGGAACTTCAAGCGCAACGCAAGGCACACGCTGACTCTATGATGCAGGTTCGTGCGCAGATAGAGGCGCAAGAAGCTGAGGCACAGCGACAGGATGATAAGCGAAAGAGTATCTGCAGATTCTTAGAGTCATTCTATAAGAAAGCTGTTCTTACGGAGGATGCGGATGCAGACTTCTACAGTCGTTACCTCACAGATTACTGTCATCGAATGGTTTTTGGCACTCAAGGCTCTTATGACTATGATGTTGATGAGGCGACTGTATGGTGGGGTGCCTTTGGAAACACGGCTTCAGAGCCAGACTTTAATCAACTTCAGCGCAACCTCAAGGTTGATGCTATTGATGATAATTGGTATAAAGTGAGACTGTCGCAAGATGGTGAAACGGAATATCGTCAGGTGAAAGTGCTATCGCAAGATGGGCATATTCTCATTGACGACGTAAGATAATAACAGACGAAAGGAGGTTTAAATGCAATTTCAGATAGCCTGTAAACATTGTCATCGTCCCTTTGTAATAGAGTCGGAGGGTGGTAATACGCTAAGATGTAATTGCCCCTATTGTGGTGAGAGTATGACGGTTGCAACCCCGCAGATGGGTGCTCCAAGTGGTAGTGCTGCTGAGACAACTGCCACTGTGAACCATGTACAAGTGGAAAGGGATAACACGCAAGGACAAGTCAGACCTGCGATGGATAAAAAGACATCGAAGGGCGGACTGGGAAAGAAAGTAACCATCATCTTTGTTGGCTTCTTGTTGTTCGTTATTCTCATGTCATCACTCTTATATATTATTTTCTCAGCAATGTCAAATTAAACAATAACACACTCAATTTTATGAAACAGACAAAGATAGTATGTTCTATTAGCGACCGTCGCTGTGATGTTGACTTCCTCAGAAAGCTTTTCTTCTCAGGTATGAATGTCGTACGTATGAATACGGCACATGCAACTCCTGAAGGTATTAAGGAGATTATTCGCAATACACGTGCTGTGTCTCAGCACTTGGCTTTACTGATTGATACGAAGGGACCAGAGGTGAGAACTACAGCTGTGGCTGAGCCTATCCAGTATAAGGTGGGTGATATGGTTAAGATATTCGGTCGTCCTGATGTTGATTCAACAAAGGATATTATCAATGTTTCTTACCCTGACTTCGCTCGTGATGTGAAGGTTGGCGACCACGTTCTCTTTGATGACGGTGCATTGGATATGCTGATCGTTGAGAGTGCAGGTCCAATGTTAGTCGCACAGGTGCAGAATGAAGGTGATCTTGGCTCACACAAGAGTGTGAATGTACCTGGTGAACATATTGAACTTCCTGCCTTAACAGAGAAGGATAAGGCTAATATTTTGTTGGCAATAGAGGAGGATATCGACTTTATCGCTCACTCTTTTGTTCGTTCAGCAGCTGATGTTCTTGAGGTTCAGAAGATTCTTGACGAGCATAACTCTGATATTAAGATTATCTCAAAGATTGAGAATCAAGAGGGTGTAGACAATATCGACGAGATTATCGATGCTTCATACGGTATCATGATTGCACGTGGTGACTTGGGTATCGAGGTGCCTATCGAGCAGATTCCTGGTATTCAGCGTAGCATTATCAATAAGTGTATCTTGAAGAAGAAGCCTGTTATCGTGGCTACTCAGATGTTACACACGATGATTAACAATCCTCGTCCTACGCGTGCTGAGGTTACTGACATTGCGAATGCTATCTATAGCCACACTGATGCGTTGATGTTGAGTGGTGAGACAGCAAGTGGTAAGTATCCTGTTGAGGCTGTACAGACAATGGCTCGTATTGCTGAAGCAGCGGAGCAGGATGCACATAAGCGTGGACATGTAACTGTTCCGATGGTCAACCAGAATGATCAGCGTGAGTTCTTGTCAAGAAGTGCTATCGAGGCTACTGAACAGTTGGGTGTAAAGGGTATTATCACCGATAGCGAGACAGGTCAGACTGCTCGTAATCTTGCTGCTTTCCGTGGTCCACACCCAGTGTTGGCTATCTGCTACAAGGATAAGGTACAGCGTTGGCTGAACCTTAGCTACGGTGTTATTGCAGTTTATCAGCATCGTTATAAGTCAAATGAGGAGATGTTTACAGCTGCCTTGCGCATGCTTCGTCAGAAGGGTTACATTGAGTTAGAGGATAAGATTGCTTATCTTTCTGGTACGTTTGGCGTAGGTGGTGGCACTACCTTCCTTGAGATTAACAAGGTGGGTGATGTCTTTGCACGCAAGTATCGCTTCCATCTCCCTGAAGAAGTGAACACGGATGAGGACGGGGAATAACCCTGTTTTCTCACAGCGTGAATGTCACATGAAGTAAAATTGAAGGCGTGGGGGCTATTTAAGCCAAACTAATTAGTAGATTACAATACGCATTATTACTACTATGTGTGGTATGGTCTCCCAACTTCTATCATGTTCTTATTGGCA carries:
- a CDS encoding chain-length determining protein, which produces MEDNKKEKVAVVSFLKKLKHDLLRYVIVFVVALVGSILVILPVPRYYKCDISLAPEMDNTENGGKLSSIASSFGVDLGDVASANALQPSLYPDLMKSNEFIKSLLQIPVETKDGSVKTNYYDYLYNHQKESPYAKAIGWIGKKFSDKDSLTSKIDSINPFMLNKKQDEIFTSIKNSIACDIDIKTGLITISVEDQDPLISATIADSVRAKLQDFITNYKTNKMKNDVKYYTKLVAEAKKKYEDARQKYATFSDANQDVILQELQSQRDDLENDMQLKFNAYSALSTQLQNAQAKLQEHTPSFTIVQSASVPVKPAGPKRMAFVFIVVFLSMMVTFVICNFSLLFGGAKGE
- a CDS encoding oligosaccharide flippase family protein, coding for MGQGLVWSFTGTALAKFLTLLVGIICAHILQKEAYGEFSMVRSTINMFIVLGSAGLGVTSTKYIAEYREKQADKIPAVYAATNYFGLLMAIITAILILLGAPFIANNILHHPSIVLPVRIGAVLLFFSIINGVQNGALMGFENFKAIAINTLLGSVLESVLTILGAYYFGVNGAILGFGMGFILIFVTNHLSINKNFSAIHIKKLSIKKLHLKDFSILYTYSLPAALSALLITPSFWLIRSILVRAEGFQELAVFEAADQWKVIILFVPTAFSQIVLPILSSLHKEKTSFVSTLKYNMLIVGITALLLSIGVMLFGGFIMRLYGATYDNSVPVQILAISTIFSALANVLEMAVYSLGKMWQCFAINIVWALLMVGCSYYLCMRGDGANGLSMAVLVSYVVSFFMFLVYTIIVVRKEVK
- a CDS encoding ligase, producing MSEKVRYILFALFLFLTQILGTGIVPMGLFALSLLMIFSPTTFLRSLRYTPIFFLFICLSLGVGFYFALCNGLKPWNIAYWGQFYFLCILLLGVKDKKMCLEALRIFVFIIFILDFGTNLLFLVGVNVPWTELPPVRPGEALARFPGFKGNALYSGSITFVSACYMLNQKKVNKLVFYIGLASMVGNLILSGSYRYLIIGAVVATMYYLRLYRSKIMMVGLYVSSIVIVFMATLVTMFSNLSNFYRAFIWFHFLKEIAKDPWIGHGFFNIHLDENQDFSTPSHLIANGVTESCILTLGYSFGVIVLLFFLVSIVKTLLRYKAYRRYSVELGLFIGLTLDLFWGGSFDNTYTFALLLLSWYVINETACKKELNEDIHDSNTDV
- a CDS encoding glycosyltransferase family 2 protein; its protein translation is MKTFTIVIPTYNNLDLFKSAYSSVCKQDFKDYEVVVVDDSTDSSIEDYVSSLNNPILIYRHHVPSAGAVSNWNHGLQLASGKYVIVLHHDEAFEEDNYLTSLNVQFQKGYDVLVSRVKVFNGGILKSNMFSEAVMKGFIGCPSLLFLCNVIGPCSCVAFKRAHITDFDNRLNWLVDVDWYYRLLKGKRRKFLDHLHINSFNDHEDKITNQIDVKQSEVKDIAILNVKYKCHSLLRCCLFINKMVMLYDLKGIIKKLIRK
- a CDS encoding alpha-1,2-fucosyltransferase — its product is MKIVKILGGLGNQMFQYALYLSLQESFPKERVALDLFSFHGYHLHNGFELENIFSVAAQKASATDIMRIAYYYPNYLLWRIGKRLLPRRRGMCLESSTLRFDESVLTREGNRYFDGYWQDERYFAAYREKVLKAFTFPAFKRTENLSLLEKLDENSVALHVRRGDYVGNNLYQGICDLDYYRTAIEKMCAHVTPSLFCIFSNDIAWCQQHLQPYLKAPVVYVTWNTGVESYRDMQLMSCCAHNIIANSSFSWWGAWLNQNREKVVIAPKKWLNMEECHFTLPASWIKI
- a CDS encoding SLBB domain-containing protein, encoding MKKYILFVLLALCSLNGFAQSSMTDTQVMDFVQKEHKKGTPQAQIVTKLMQSGVDISQIRRVRNIYEKMQKGNAAFGAAKESTTTDRSRTNNGQTSPTSAPGKSKRQIADATLDDYNNNEQEINRYSEGRISANRSWTNTYDENDGEYLKMQAEMNDWMPQDTAAMYENLLKQLSRNRKKVWGRDIFNNKSLSFEPNMNMALPRNYRIGPGDAVFIDVYGASQKSYQTTVAPDGYVTLEGFGPVQVSGLTVDQANNRIREKIGKRFSSSNIRLSVGQTHTIMVNVVGEVKTPGTYTLSAFATVFNALYMAGGIGDLGTLRNIKVYRGGTLITTVDVYDFLRRGHLSGNVRLADNDVIVVGPYEMLAQISGKVKRPMFYEMKRGESLGTLIGYAGGFAGDAYTRSVRVRRKTGRQYSIFNVNEFDMRNFRVADEDSISVDSVIPRYENMVEIKGAVFRPGMYEVGGRINSVRGLIEAADGLTEVAFAPHAVLHRKKADRTLEVISVDVDGILTGRVADIPIQNEDVLFIPTRTDAQEQRTITIHGEVLYPGIYQYADNESLEDFILQAGGLKQSASTVRVDVSRRITNPQALTPDSIIARTYSFSLRDGFVIDGAPGFVLEPYDEVYVRKSPGTTNQQNVSIEGEVVFAGNYTLTSRKMRLSDIYKAAGGATELGYIKGARLERRPTPSERIRMENIYKVQLEQQHKNMVNLAVKTKDAGVLQAIQENNKKLEEKFKVPDVYPVGIELDKAIANPGSDADIVLREGDHIVIPQYNGTVKINGAVMFPNSVGYVEGKSVAYYIDQAGGFASDAKKSNTYILYMNGMLAKVGHNAKVRPGCEIIVPTKIQSKMSLAETLSVGSSAASIAAVIATIANLLK
- a CDS encoding sugar transferase, whose amino-acid sequence is MRENESHDGMGKLQRCLKRAFDIVGALIGLIICSPLFLLISILITYQSNGPIIFRQIRIGYKGRPFAIFKFRTMSSVVEEEGPQLVAKCDSSNSTRLEQFLRGHHLDELPQLWNVLRGDMSFVGPRPERKFFIDKIIEQTNRYQLIYQMRPGLTSEATLYNGYTDTMEKMLRRMEMDIHYLEHRTLWLDFTIVIKTVLKIVTGKKF